A single window of Rhipicephalus microplus isolate Deutch F79 chromosome 5, USDA_Rmic, whole genome shotgun sequence DNA harbors:
- the LOC142817155 gene encoding uncharacterized protein LOC142817155 yields the protein MRPSDVRVSLNCLLTNLFGKHERGYPSAYVSSGPRYITYSMEAVVSCITGLHRYRCHRHHAGAQEGAALESLRRRGTQHLPACAKDEQQPGAYRPTKETTPNVYGADLALLNEIFDPHLDAACLRAHFEALRHGSDQSAVEFIQELGRVAKLCEFGVASDILAYDEIVSGIASPHLQRTFFKMGKDLTQQKALLQLLGLNVDAVSSRPIQDGGSARRAMQDARPNGSHPPQASVQDGAGRNSFFVHLLDLRCCGHLLSSFPAGSYGCLLPLETDAALGQLHCLPCQESDVFVVRT from the coding sequence ATGAGGCCTAGCGACGTGCGTGTCTCCCTGAACTGTCTTCTCACCAATCTCTTCGGCAAGCATGAACGCGGCTATCCGTCCGCCTACGTTTCTTCAGGGCCCCGGTATATCACCTATTCCATGGAGGCAGTGGTGTCCTGTATTACAGGTTTACATCGATACCGCTGCCACAGACACCATGCCGGAGCACAAGAAGGCGCTGCTCTTGAAAGCCTTAGGCGTCGAGGGACACAGCACCTACCTGCGTGCGCCAAAGATGAGCAGCAGCCGGGAGCCTACCGACCAACTAAGGAGACGACACCGAATGTGTACGGCGCAGACCTTGCACTGCTTAATGAAATATTTGACCCTCACCTGGACGCAGCGTGTCTGCGCGCTCACTTCGAAGCCCTGCGTCATGGCTCAGACCAGTCAGCGGTAGAATTCATTCAGGAATTGGGCCGAGTAgccaagctttgtgaattcggcgtAGCGAGCGATATTCTCGCTTACGACGAGATCGTATCTGGCATCGCGTCGCCTCACCTCCAAAGAACTTTTTTCAAGATGGGCAAGGACTTGACCCAACAGAAGGCATTGCTACAGTTATTGGGACTAAATGTCGACGCAGTGTCGTCGCGTCCAATTCAAGATGGCGGTTCAGCTCGCCGAGCGATGCAAGATGCCAGGCCAAATGGCAGCCATCCTCCCCAAGCTTCGGTGCAAGATGGCGCCGGCAGAAATTCTTTTTTTGTGCACCTCCTCGACCTTCGCTGCTGTGGACACCTCCTCTCCAGCTTCCCCGCCGGCTCGTACGGGTGCCTGTTACCACTGGAGACTGACGCGGCATTAGGCCAACTGCACTGCTTGCCCTGCCAGGAGTCGGACGTGTTCGTGGTGCGGACATAG